Proteins co-encoded in one Fusarium musae strain F31 chromosome 3, whole genome shotgun sequence genomic window:
- a CDS encoding hypothetical protein (EggNog:ENOG41), with the protein MRLTTLSCGLSFLLPVYARVISDPCATTTTLPVITVTKGPNGVNCQPLPIETAPPPGFTSAVVKCDKCGGSGTKVATLTFPTESVQPYSSSGYVIVPIAQPTQIPLGNSEQSHGSSVYENGSSGLDAGHALNNHGASLSTNTAPDSEDSTAQDSGSGSQESQSIPNNGGSANEGESSGTGAPGSRPLSETPTAGYHFAPSNSFPAGSDGQSSSSADTSSSDTAAAGNDASYPIPNQKSSNPYVGDTSGASSNGSGSPGSNSPSSQNDTPSTGKPATKDSGDDSLSPDSPITVSSAGHIKTNVVTCVLANIAGMFVLRLLV; encoded by the exons ATGAGATTAACAACACTAAGCTGTGGCCTGAGCTTCCTATTACCTGTATATGCACGAGTCATCTCTGATCCTTGTGCTACAACAACTACTCTACCTGTCATTACTGTCACAAAAGGTCCCAATG GTGTGAATTGTCAGCCCTTGCCTATTGAGACTGCTCCTCCACCTGGCTTCACATCTGCTGTGGTCAAGTGTGACAAGTGTGGAGGCTCAGGAACCAAGGTTGCTACTTTGACATTCCCAACTGAGTCTGTGCAACCATATTCATCTTCTGGATATGTTATTGTACCTATTGCACAACCAACACAGATTCCTCTTGGTAACAGCGAGCAATCTCACGGCAGTTCGGTTTATGAGAATGGCTCTTCTGGCTTAGATGCTGGTCATGCACTGAACAACCATGGCGCTTCTCTTTCTACAAACACGGCTCCAGACTCTGAAGATTCGACTGCACAAGACTCTGGCAGTGGAAGTCAAGAGAGCCAAAGCATACCTAACAACGGAGGCTCTGCAAATGAGGGAGAATCTTCCGGTACCGGTGCTCCTGGATCTCGGCCATTATCTGAGACACCTACCGCGGGTTATCACTTTGCACCCTCTAACTCCTTCCCTGCTGGCTCCGATGGCCAgtcttcgtcttcagcaGACACAAGCTCATCTGATACGGCCGCCGCAGGAAATGATGCCTCATATCCCATTCCGAACCAGAAGTCCAGCAACCCATATGTAGGTGACACTTCTGGTGCCTCGAGCAACGGATCCGGCTCGCCTGGTAGCAACTCGCCCTCATCTCAAAATGATACCCCCTCTACTGGAAAACCAGCCACCAAAGACTCTGGCGATGATAGCTTGAGTCCCGATTCCCCGATCACTGTTAGTAGTGCGGGCCATATCAAGACAAATGTTGTTACATGTGTATTAGCGAATATTGCTGGCATGTTCGTTCTCAGGTTGCTAGTGTAG